GAGAACGGGACCCCTTTCGAGGAGGGCGATGATGCTCACCACCCGTTTCGTCGACGGCGCTCCGAACTGGATCGACGTCGGCACACCCGACATCGACGGCGCCGTCTCCTTCTACGACGCGCTCTTCGGTTGGCGGTTCCGGTCGGCGGGACCCGACGCCGGCGGCTACGGCTTCTTCCAGCTGGACGGCAGAACCGTGGCGGGCGGCATGCAGACCACCCCCGAACAGGGGCCGCCGTCCTGGACGGTCTACTTCCGCACAGCCGACGCGCAGGCCACCGCCAAGACCGCCGAGCAGGCGCACGGCAGAGTGCTGCTCCCCCCGATGGACGTGATGGGCCAGGGCACCATGGCGGTCCTCGCCGACCAGGCGGGCGTCACCTTCGGCCTCTGGGAGCCGGCCCTGACGAAGGGCGTGGACCTGGCGGACGAGCCCGGCTCGCTGTGCTGGGTCGAGCTGTACACGCCGGACATCGCCGCGGCGGCGGCCTTCTACCACACCGCGCTGGGCCTGGAGACCTCGGCCGCCCCCTTCCCCGGCGGCACGTACACCTGCGTCAACCCGGCCGACGGCGGGGAGGAGGCGATGTTCGGCGGGATCGTCCCGCTCGCCGACGATCCCGCGGAGGCGGGGTCCGATCCGTACTGGCTGCCGTACTTCGAGGTCACCGACGTGGACGCGGTCGTCGCCGAGGCCACGGGCCGGGGCGGCGGACTGCGGATGCCCGCCACGGACGTGGAGGGCGTCGGCCGCATCGCCAAGCTCGCCGACCCCTACGGCGCACGCTTCGCGGTGATCAGGAGCATCCCGCGGGAGACGTGACGCCGCGGCCCCCGACCGGACGGTGAAGGGCCGCTGAGGCGGGCGACATCAGGACGGGGGCGCGGCACGCAGGGCGGGGGCGCGGCACGCAGGTATGGCGCCCGGCCCGGCCCGGCGCGGCGCGCGGTGTCGGGCCGTCGCCGCGCGCCGCGTCGGTCTAGGCCGACGCGCGGCGCACCAGCGTGGTCGGCAGCACCACCGGGGCATCGGGGCCGTCCACACCGCTCCGATCGCCCTCGGCGGTGCGCCGCTCCAGGCGGCGCAGCAGGAGGCGGGCCATGATCCGGCCCATCTCCTCGATGTCCTGGCGGACCGTCGTCAGCGGCGGATCGGTCTGCTCGGCGAGGGGCATCATGTCGTCGAAGCCGACCACGGCCACGTCCTCGGGCACCCGCCTGCCTCGCTCCCGCAGCACGCGCACCGCGCCCGAGGCGGTGAGGTCGTTGGCCGCGAACACGGCGTCGACGTCGGGGCGACGCTCGAGGAGTTCGCGCATGGCGCGTTCGCCGCCGCCGGGGGTGAAGTCGCTCTCGACGACCAGACCCGGGTCGGCGTCGCCCATGACCTCCCGGTACCCGTCGAGCCGGTCGGCCGCGGAGGTCTGGTCGAGCGGACCGGTGATGTGCGCGATGCGGGTGCGGCCGAGACCGGCCAGCAGGCGTACGGCGTCGCGGGCGCCGCCGCGGTTGTCGCTGTCCACGTAGA
The window above is part of the Streptomyces sp. NBC_00425 genome. Proteins encoded here:
- a CDS encoding VOC family protein, giving the protein MLTTRFVDGAPNWIDVGTPDIDGAVSFYDALFGWRFRSAGPDAGGYGFFQLDGRTVAGGMQTTPEQGPPSWTVYFRTADAQATAKTAEQAHGRVLLPPMDVMGQGTMAVLADQAGVTFGLWEPALTKGVDLADEPGSLCWVELYTPDIAAAAAFYHTALGLETSAAPFPGGTYTCVNPADGGEEAMFGGIVPLADDPAEAGSDPYWLPYFEVTDVDAVVAEATGRGGGLRMPATDVEGVGRIAKLADPYGARFAVIRSIPRET
- a CDS encoding LacI family DNA-binding transcriptional regulator, translating into MTETVSRPTLEAVAERAGVSRATVSRVVNGGDGVREPLVERVRQAVEELGYVPNQAARSLVTKRHDAVAVVIAEPETRVFADPFFALQLRGISKELTAHDNQLVLLLTEGRDDHARVARYLAGGHVDGALVFSLHLDDPLPGLIQGAGVPTVFGGRPGWSDGTRDVVYVDSDNRGGARDAVRLLAGLGRTRIAHITGPLDQTSAADRLDGYREVMGDADPGLVVESDFTPGGGERAMRELLERRPDVDAVFAANDLTASGAVRVLRERGRRVPEDVAVVGFDDMMPLAEQTDPPLTTVRQDIEEMGRIMARLLLRRLERRTAEGDRSGVDGPDAPVVLPTTLVRRASA